The following are encoded together in the Rhinopithecus roxellana isolate Shanxi Qingling chromosome 5, ASM756505v1, whole genome shotgun sequence genome:
- the THBS1 gene encoding thrombospondin-1 → MGLAWGLGVLFLLHVCGTNRIPESGGDNSVFDIFELTGAARKGSGRRLVKGPDPSSPAFRIEDANLIPPVPDDKFQDLVDAVRAEKGFLLLASLRQMKKTRGTLLALERKDHSGQVFSVVSNGKAGTLDLSLTVQGKQHVVSVEEALLATGQWKSITLFVQEDRAQLYIDCEKMENAELDVPIQSVFTRDLASIARLRIAKGGVNDNFQGVLQNVRFVFGTTPEDILRNKGCSSSTSVLLTLDNNVVNGSSPAIRTNYIGHKTKDLQAICGISCDELSSMVLELRGLRTIVTTLQDSIRKVTEENKELANELRRPPLCYHNGVQYRNNEEWTVDSCTECRCQNSVTICKKVSCPIMPCSNATVPDGECCPRCWPSDSADDGWSPWSEWTSCSTSCGNGIQQRGRSCDSLNNRCEGSSVQTRTCHIQECDKRFKQDGGWSHWSPWSSCSVTCGDGVITRIRLCNSPSPQMNGKPCEGEARETKACKKDACPINGGWGPWSPWDICSVTCGGGVQKRSRLCNNPTPQFGGKDCIGDVTENQICNKQDCPIDGCLSNPCFAGVKCTSYPDGSWKCGACPPGYSGNGIQCTDVDECKEVPDACFNHNGEHRCKNTDPGYNCLPCPPRFTGSQPFGQGVEYATANKQVCKPRNPCTDGTHDCNKNAKCNYLGHYSDPMYRCECKPGYAGNGIICGEDTDLDGWPNENLVCVANATYHCKKDNCPNLPNSGQEDYDKDGIGDACDDDDDNDKIPDDRDNCPFHYNPAQYDYDRDDVGDRCDNCPYNHNPDQADTDSNGEGDACAADIDGDGILNERDNCQYVYNVDQRDTDMDGVGDQCDNCPLEHNPDQLDSDSDRIGDTCDNNQDIDEDGHQNNLDNCPYVPNANQADHDKDGKGDACDHDDDNDGIPDDRDNCRLVPNPDQKDSDGDGRGDACKDDFDHDNVPDIDDICPENVDISETDFRRFQMIPLDPKGTSQNDPNWVVRHQGKELVQTVNCDPGLAVGYDEFNAVDFSGTFFINTERDDDYAGFVFGYQSSSRFYVVMWKQVTQSYWDTNPTRAQGYSGLSVKVVNSTTGPGEHLRNALWHTGNTPGQVRTLWHDPRHIGWKDFTAYRWRLSHRPKTGFIRVVMYEGKKIMADSGPIYDKTYAGGRLGLFVFSQEMVFFSDLKYECRDP, encoded by the exons ATGGGGCTGGCCTGGGGACTAGGCGTCCTGTTCCTGTTGCATGTATGTGGCACCAACCGCATTCCAG AGTCTGGGGGAGACAACAGCGTGTTTGACATCTTTGAACTCACCGGGGCTGCCCGCAAGGGGTCTGGGCGCCGACTGGTGAAGGGTCCTGACCCTTCCAGCCCAGCTTTCCGCATCGAGGATGCCAACCTGATCCCCCCTGTGCCTGATGACAAGTTCCAAGACCTGGTGGATGCTGTGCGGGCAGAGAAGGGTTTCCTCCTTCTGGCCTCCCTGAGGCAGATGAAGAAGACCCGGGGCACGCTGCTGGCCCTGGAGCGGAAAGACCACTCCGGCCAGGTCTTCAGCGTGGTGTCCAATGGCAAGGCAGGCACCCTGGACCTCAGCCTGACCGTCCAAGGAAAGCAGCACGTGGTGTCTGTGGAAGAAGCTCTCCTGGCAACCGGCCAGTGGAAGAGCATCACCCTGTTTGTGCAGGAAGACAGGGCCCAGCTGTACATTGACTGTGAAAAGATGGAGAATGCCGAGTTGGACGTCCCCATCCAAAGCGTCTTCACCAGAGACCTGGCCAGCATCGCCAGACTCCGCATCGCAAAGGGGGGCGTCAATGACAATTTCCAG GGGGTGCTGCAGAATGTGAGGTTTGTCTTTGGAACCACACCAGAAGACATCCTCAGGAACAAAGGCTGCTCCAGCT CTACCAGTGTCCTCCTCACCCTTGACAACAACGTGGTAAATGGTTCCAGCCCTGCCATCCGCACTAACTACATTGGCCACAAGACAAAGGACCTGCAAGCCATCTGCGGCATCTCCTGTGATGAGCTGTCCAGCATGGTCCTGGAACTCAGGGGCCTGCGCACCATTGTTACCACGCTGCAGGACAGCATCCGCAAAGTG ACTGAAGAGAACAAAGAGTTGGCCAATGAGCTGAGGCGGCCTCCCCTGTGCTATCACAACGGAGTTCAGTACAGAAATAACGAGGAATGGACTGTTGATAGCTGCACTGAGTGCCGCTGTCAG AACTCAGTTACCATTTGCAAAAAGGTGTCCTGTCCCATCATGCCCTGCTCCAATGCCACAGTTCCTGATGGAGAATGCTGCCCTCGCTGTTGGC CCAGCGACTCTGCGGACGATGGCTGGTCTCCATGGTCTGAGTGGACCTCCTGTTCTACGAGCTGTGGCAACGGAATTCAGCAGCGCGGCCGCTCCTGTGATAGCCTCAACAACCGATGTGAGGGCTCCTCGGTCCAGACACGCACCTGCCACATTCAGGAGTGCGACAAGAGAT TTAAACAGGATGGTGGCTGGAGCCACTGGTCCCCATGGTCATCTTGTTCTGTGACTTGTGGTGACGGTGTGATCACAAGGATCCGGCTCTGCAACTCTCCCAGCCCCCAGATGAATGGGAAACCCTGTGAAGGCGAAGCACGGGAGACCAAAGCCTGCAAGAAAGACGCTTGCCCCA TCAATGGAGGCTGGGGTCCTTGGTCACCATGGGACATCTGTTCTGTCACCTGTGGAGGAGGGGTACAGAAACGTAGCCGGCTCTGCAACAACCCCACACCCCAGTTTGGAGGCAAGGACTGCATTGGTGATGTGACAGAAAACCAGATCTGCAACAAGCAGGACTGTCCAATTG ATGGATGCCTGTCCAATCCCTGCTTTGCCGGTGTGAAGTGTACTAGCTACCCTGATGGCAGCTGGAAATGTGGTGCTTGTCCCCCTGGTTACAGTGGAAATGGCATCCAGTGCACAGATGTTGATGAG TGCAAAGAAGTGCCTGATGCCTGCTTCAACCACAACGGAGAGCACAGGTGTAAGAATACGGACCCCGGCTACAACTGCCTGCCCTGCCCCCCGCGCTTCACCGGCTCACAGCCCTTTGGCCAGGGCGTCGAATATGCCACAGCCAACAAACAG GTGTGCAAGCCCCGTAACCCCTGCACGGATGGAACCCACGACTGCAACAAGAACGCCAAGTGCAACTACCTGGGCCACTACAGCGACCCCATGTACCGCTGCGAGTGCAAGCCCGGCTACGCTGGCAACGGCATCATCTGCGGGGAGGACACAGATCTGGATGGCTGGCCCAATGAGAACCTGGTGTGCGTGGCCAATGCGACTTACCACTGCAAAAAG GATAATTGCCCCAACCTCCCCAACTCAGGCCAGGAAGACTATGACAAGGATGGAATTGGTGATGCCTGTGATGATGACGATGACAATGATAAAATTCCAGACGACAGG GACAACTGTCCATTCCATTACAACCCAGCTCAGTATGACTATGACAGAGATGACGTGGGAGACCGCTGTGACAACTGTCCCTACAACCACAACCCAGATCAGGCAGACACAGACAGCAATGGGGAAGGAGACGCCTGTGCTGCAGACATTGACGGGGACG GTATCCTCAATGAACGGGACAATTGCCAGTACGTCTACAATGTGGACCAGAGAGACACTGATATGGATGGGGTTGGAGATCAGTGTGACAACTGCCCCCTGGAACACAATCCAGATCAG CTGGACTCTGACTCAGACCGCATTGGAGATACCTGTGACAACAATCAGGATATTGATGAAGATGGCCACCAGAACAATCTGGACAACTGTCCCTATGTGCCCAATGCCAACCAGGCTGACCATGACAAAGATGGCAAGGGAGATGCCTGTGACCACGATGATGACAACGATGGCATTCCTGATGACAGGGACAACTGCAGACTCGTGCCCAATCCCGACCAGAAGGACTCTGACG gtgatggtCGAGGTGATGCTTGCAAAGATGATTTTGACCATGACAATGTGCCAGACATTGATGACATCTGTCCTGAGAATGTTGACATCAGTGAGACCGATTTCCGTCGATTCCAGATGATTCCTCTGGATCCCAAAGGGACATCCCAAAATGACCCTAACTGGGTTGTACGCCATCAGGGCAAAGAACTCGTCCAGACTGTCAACTGTGATCCTGGACTCGCTGTAG GTTATGACGAGTTTAATGCTGTGGACTTCAGTGGCACCTTCTTCATCAACACCGAAAGGGACGATGACTATGCTGGatttgtctttggctaccagtCCAGCAGCCGCTTCTATGTTGTGATGTGGAAACAAGTCACCCAGTCCTACTGGGACACCAACCCCACCAGGGCTCAGGGGTACTCAGGCCTTTCTGTGAAAGTTGTGAACTCCACCACGGGGCCTGGCGAGCACCTGCGGAATGCCCTGTGGCACACAGGAAACACCCCTGGCCAG gtGCGCACCCTGTGGCATGACCCTCGTCACATAGGCTGGAAAGATTTCACCGCCTACAGATGGCGTCTCAGCCACAGGCCAAAGACGGGTTTCATTAG AGTGGTGATGTATGAAGGGAAGAAAATCATGGCTGACTCAGGACCCATCTATGATAAAACCTATGCTGGTGGTAGACTAGGGTTGTTTGTCTTCTCTCAAGAAATGGTGTTCTTCTCCGACCTGAAATACGAATGTAGAG